One genomic region from Osmerus mordax isolate fOsmMor3 chromosome 4, fOsmMor3.pri, whole genome shotgun sequence encodes:
- the uri1 gene encoding unconventional prefoldin RPB5 interactor 1: MDKKSKMNIDIPRGIEKLREEHMKVVKDCDGQIQHWKKVEGDYDALEERLRTLPDKLSYDIMVPFGPLAFMPGKMVHTNEITVLLGDNWFAKCSAKQAQEIVGHRKQHVKSAVDDLQKTRKNFEARVSFTQDLGKLSEGKGDYVDIREEVENKEKIIVSKGKQRVAHKSHSKPKLEAVVDLEGEEDGSGGGGDGGSRKGVLSEEELWAKLDELEKQEEEQDEQDRSGSAVTNGDDSSSSEEEKESEEGHREKGLGQGEGGKPAPPSSQVNGVTRPAARGEEEDEEGSRLPTIYFSHTVEPKKVRINTGKNTTLKFSERKEQKEQAKRRRKNSGGSNGNGHSHHEHHKITSPTDVYRLFVDVKNGELIPRKSILKSRSRENSVCSDTSESSTADLEERRTLFRSQSHDDVTTHSDTSDGVTEEDSPTAGGHACHFEAFSGMVVEKDPLPSSTPHLTLAPPALPTIPERRLEEVGPEVPQEPPKRVSKFKASRLQHK, translated from the exons GTGGTGAAAGACTGTGATGGTCAAATTCAGCACTG GAAGAAGGTAGAGGGAGACTACGATGCCCTGGAAGAACGCCTCCGAACCCTCCCGGACAAGCTGTCCTATGACATCATG GTGCCGTTCGGCCCTCTGGCCTTCATGCCGGGGAAGATGGTCCACACCAACGAGATCACAGTTCTGCTAGGAGACAACTGGTTTGCCAAGTGTTCTGCCAAGCAGGCCCAGGAGATAGTGGGGCACAGAAAACAAC ATGTGAAGAGTGCCGTGGATGACTTGCAAAAGACAAGGAAGAACTTTGAGGCCAGAGTTAGTTTCACACAGGACCTGGGGAAACTGTCTGAG ggTAAAGGGGACTATGTTGACATCAGAGAAGAGGTTGAAAACAAGGAGAAAATAATCGTCTCCAAAG GAAAGCAGCGAGTGGCCCACAAGTCCCACTCCAAGCCCAAGCTAGAGGCTGTTGTggacctggagggagaggaggatgggagtggtggaggtggagatggagggagcaggaaaGGAGTTCTGTCCGAGGAGGAGCTGTGGGCTAAACTAGACGAGCTGGAGaaacaggaggaagagcaggacgAGCAGGACAG GTCGGGAAGTGCAGTAACCAACGGTGACgactcctcttcctctgaggaagaaaaggagagcgaggagggCCACCGTGAGAAGGGACTGGGTCAGGGCGAGGGCGGAAAACCAGCCCCTCCCAGCTCCCAGGTCAACGGGGTCACACGGCCCGCAGccaggggcgaggaggaggacgaggagggcagCCGACTGCCCACCATCTATTTCTCTCACACGGTGGAACCCAAGAAG GTGAGGATAAACACAGGGAAGAACACGACCCTGAAGTTCAGCGAGAGGAAAGAACAGAAGGAGCaggcgaagaggaggaggaagaacagcGGCGGCAGCAACGGCAACGGCCACTCTCACCACGAGCACCACAAGATCACCTCGCCCACAGACGTGTACAG GTTGTTCGTGGACGTGAAGAACGGCGAGCTGATCCCCAGGAAGTCCATCCTGAAGTCCCGCAGCCGCGAGAACAGCGTGTGCAGCGACACGAGCGAGAGCAGCACCGCCGATCTGGAGGAGCGCCGCACGCTGTTCCGCTCGCAGAGCCACGACGACGTCACCACGCACAGCGACACCAGCGACGGCGTCACTGAGGAGGACAGCCCCACCGCGGGGGGCCACGCCTGCCACTTTGAG GCCTTCTCAGGCATGGTGGTGGAAAAggatcctcttccctcctccaccccccaccttaccctggcccccccagccctgcccaccaTCCCAGAGAGACGGCTGGAGGAGGTGGGCCCCGAGGTCCCCCAGGAGCCCCCCAAAAGGGTGTCCAAGTTCAAAGCTTCGCGGCTGCAGCATAAGTGA